A region from the Hemitrygon akajei unplaced genomic scaffold, sHemAka1.3 Scf000082, whole genome shotgun sequence genome encodes:
- the LOC140722643 gene encoding uncharacterized protein, with protein sequence MAHQRVHTRGQPFTCTVCGKGFTQSSTLLEHQRVHTGERPFTCSVCGKGFTRLANLQNHQQVHTGEKPFTCSVCGKRFTQSSTLQIHQRVHTGEKPFTCSVCGKGFTRSSNLLVHQRVHSGERPFTCSDCGKGFTQSSNLLSHQRVHSEEMPFTCSECGKGFTQSSNLLVHQRVHTGERPFTCSDCGKGFTQSSNLLVHQRVHTGEKPFTCSECGKGFILSSHLQSHQRVHTGEKPFTCSECGKGFTQSSSLLVHQRIHTGERPFTCSDCGKGFTQSSNLLVHQRVHTGEKPFTCSECGKGFILSSHLQRHQRVHTGERPFTCSVCGKGFTQSSNLQNHQRVHTGERPFTCLDCGIGFTDTSTLQSHQRVHTGERPFTCSVCGKGFTQSSHLQSHLRVHTGERPFTCLDCGIGFTDTSTLRRHQRVHTRERPFTCSSLWEGIHSVIPPTGTPVSSQWGVAIVMNP encoded by the coding sequence atggcacaccaacgtgttcacaccagggggcagccattcacctgcacagtctgcgggaagggattcactcagtcatccaccctactggaacatcagcgagttcacactggggagaggccattcacctgctcagtctgtgggaaaggattcactcggttagctaacctacagaatcaccagcaagttcacactggggagaagccattcacctgctcagtctgtgggaagagattcactcagtcatccaccctacagattcatcagcgagttcacactggggagaagccattcacctgctcagtctgtgggaagggattcacccggtcatccaacctactggtacatcagcgagttcacagtggggagaggccattcacctgctcagactgtgggaagggcttcactcagtcatccaacctactgagtcatcagcgagttcacagtgaggagatgccgttcacctgctcagaatgtgggaagggattcactcagtcatctaacctactggtacatcagcgagttcacactggggagaggccattcacctgctcagactgtgggaagggcttcactcagtcatccaacctactggtacatcagcgagttcacactggggagaagccattcacatgctcagaatgtgggaagggattcatactgtcatcccacctacagagtcatcagcgagttcacactggggagaagccgttcacctgctcagaatgtgggaagggattcactcagtcatccagcctactggtacatcagcgaattcacactggggagaggccattcacctgctcagactgtgggaagggcttcactcagtcatccaacctactggtacatcagcgagttcacactggggagaagccattcacatgctcagaatgtgggaagggattcatactgtcatcccacctacagagacaccagcgagttcacactggggagaggccattcacctgctcagtctgtgggaagggattcactcagtcatccaacctacagaatcatcagcgagttcacactggggagaggccgttcacctgcttagactgtgggatagGATTCACTGAcacttccaccctacagagtcaccagcgagttcacactggggagaggccattcacctgctcagtctgtgggaagggattcactcagtcatcccacctccagagtcatctgcgagttcacactggggagaggccgttcacctgcttagactgtgggatagGATTCACTGACACTTCCACCCTacggagacaccagcgagttcacactagagagaggccgttcacctgctcaagtctgtgggaagggattcactcagtcatcccacctactggcacacctgtcagctcacaatggggagtggccattgttatgaatccctag